From a region of the Flavobacterium branchiarum genome:
- a CDS encoding GNAT family N-acetyltransferase, with amino-acid sequence MSLHNYSLIELKSDTIINNFNCDDTDLNDFLLSKAKDFSSELLATTYLLEKDNTTIAYYSVFNDSLRIEESNFNSKSSFKKFFSNFLPHRKRYLKNIPAIKIGRLAVSVDGKGQGIGKKIIDNIISFCLSHNTHCACKLITVDAYRESLGFYEKMGFEYLSDKDEDDDTRQMYIDLTPYFNTEEESLQN; translated from the coding sequence ATGTCGCTACATAATTATTCATTAATTGAGTTGAAATCCGACACTATCATAAATAATTTTAATTGCGATGACACCGATTTAAATGATTTTTTGCTCTCTAAAGCAAAAGATTTCTCATCCGAACTATTAGCTACAACTTATCTTTTAGAAAAAGATAATACTACTATAGCATATTATAGCGTATTTAATGATAGCTTAAGAATTGAAGAAAGCAATTTCAATTCTAAAAGTTCTTTTAAAAAATTCTTTTCAAATTTCCTACCCCATCGAAAAAGGTATTTAAAGAATATTCCAGCAATAAAAATTGGTAGATTAGCTGTGAGTGTGGATGGAAAGGGTCAAGGAATTGGAAAAAAAATAATTGATAATATAATTTCATTTTGCTTAAGTCATAATACTCATTGTGCCTGCAAACTAATAACTGTTGATGCATATCGTGAGTCATTAGGATTTTATGAAAAAATGGGATTCGAATATTTATCCGATAAAGATGAAGATGACGATACTAGACAAATGTATATTGACCTAACCCCTTATTTTAATACAGAAGAAGAATCACTACAGAACTAA
- a CDS encoding GatB/YqeY domain-containing protein has translation MSLQTTIMDEIKNAMRAKDTVALEALRAIKSEMLLAATASGTKEELTEDDEIKLLQRLVKTRKESARIFTEQNRPDLAEPELAQVAVIEKFLPAQLSEEEIEAVIAKIIAETGASGIASMGKVMGLASAQLGGTAEGKTISAIVKKLLV, from the coding sequence ATGAGTTTACAAACAACAATCATGGACGAAATTAAAAACGCCATGAGAGCAAAAGATACAGTAGCATTAGAAGCTTTAAGAGCTATTAAATCAGAAATGTTATTGGCTGCTACTGCTTCTGGAACAAAAGAAGAATTAACAGAAGACGACGAAATTAAATTACTTCAAAGACTAGTTAAAACTCGTAAAGAGAGCGCTAGAATTTTTACAGAACAAAACCGTCCTGACTTAGCTGAGCCAGAATTAGCGCAAGTTGCTGTAATCGAAAAATTCTTACCAGCACAATTAAGCGAAGAAGAAATTGAAGCTGTTATTGCTAAAATTATCGCTGAAACTGGAGCTTCTGGAATTGCATCAATGGGGAAAGTTATGGGATTAGCTTCTGCTCAATTAGGCGGAACTGCTGAAGGAAAAACAATCTCTGCAATTGTAAAGAAATTATTAGTTTAA
- the ftsZ gene encoding cell division protein FtsZ, with translation MMGNSEFGSISFDLPKNQSNVIKVIGVGGGGSNAINHMFKQGIKGVDFIVCNTDSQALQNSSVPNKIQLGVNLTEGLGAGANPDVGQQSAIESIADIEKMLDRNTKMVFITAGMGGGTGTGAAPVIAQLSKEREILTVGIVTIPFLFEGKVRQEQALLGIEKLRKQVDSLIVINNNKLREVYGNLGFKAGFSKADEVLATASRGIAEVITHHYTQNIDLRDAKTVLSNSGTAIMGSSTASGESRAKEAIVSALDSPLLNDNKITGAKNVLLLIVSGSNEITLDEIGEINDHIQVEAGFNANIIMGVGEDETLGDAIAVTIIATGFDVEQQNEIVNTEPRKIIHTLEDEQRSVHNLTNKTLTSFDLNAETPSSPKAEDRVIFELIDDTPEPTGVAPIVQSPVINEDELVVMSEFIKNLDVTFEIVSPITDIDFTISAPEVAPVRAVQHKIVEKEEQTTFSFDLPIFRTEPEVKAEPVVEDTRVLFELSNETREMKVNQPVQFVPVTELSDNGIIRYSLEEYMELENDLTSSKPAAKVVEEVVPEELNITIHQRAAAPETNFSEEVSPMELTIEETLRMRADERRKKLKEFNYKFHNNVSRVEELEKEPAYKRLGIDLSNSSQNNTNSRISVGTDSNNDLQLRSNNSFLHDNVD, from the coding sequence ATGATGGGCAACTCAGAATTTGGAAGTATTTCATTTGATTTACCAAAAAATCAATCAAATGTGATAAAAGTTATCGGTGTAGGAGGTGGAGGTAGTAATGCTATTAACCACATGTTTAAGCAAGGAATTAAAGGAGTAGACTTTATCGTTTGTAATACCGATTCACAAGCACTACAAAATAGTTCTGTGCCTAATAAAATTCAGTTAGGAGTTAATCTGACAGAAGGTTTAGGAGCGGGTGCTAACCCTGATGTAGGACAACAGTCGGCTATCGAAAGTATTGCAGACATCGAAAAGATGTTAGATCGCAATACAAAGATGGTTTTTATTACAGCAGGAATGGGTGGAGGTACTGGAACAGGTGCTGCGCCAGTTATCGCTCAATTGTCTAAGGAAAGAGAGATTCTTACAGTTGGAATCGTTACTATTCCGTTTCTTTTCGAAGGAAAAGTACGTCAGGAGCAAGCGCTCTTGGGTATCGAAAAGTTACGTAAACAAGTCGATTCATTAATTGTAATCAACAATAATAAATTAAGAGAAGTATACGGAAATCTTGGATTTAAAGCAGGATTCTCTAAAGCGGATGAAGTTTTGGCAACTGCCTCTAGAGGTATTGCTGAAGTAATTACGCACCACTATACTCAAAATATCGATTTACGTGATGCTAAAACGGTATTGTCAAACAGTGGTACTGCTATAATGGGATCTTCTACTGCATCTGGCGAAAGCAGAGCAAAAGAAGCTATTGTTTCGGCATTGGATTCTCCATTGTTAAATGATAACAAAATTACTGGAGCTAAAAACGTCTTGTTGCTTATCGTTTCGGGTTCTAATGAGATTACACTTGATGAAATAGGTGAAATCAATGATCATATTCAGGTAGAAGCTGGTTTTAACGCTAACATCATTATGGGGGTTGGTGAAGACGAAACTCTTGGTGATGCTATTGCAGTTACTATCATTGCGACTGGTTTTGATGTGGAACAACAAAACGAAATCGTAAATACAGAGCCTAGAAAAATTATTCATACGTTAGAAGATGAACAAAGAAGTGTTCATAATTTGACAAATAAAACACTTACTTCTTTTGACTTAAATGCTGAAACACCATCATCACCAAAAGCAGAAGATAGAGTAATTTTTGAATTAATTGACGATACTCCAGAACCTACAGGAGTAGCGCCAATTGTTCAATCACCAGTGATTAACGAAGATGAGTTAGTTGTAATGTCTGAATTTATTAAAAATTTGGATGTAACTTTTGAAATCGTTTCTCCAATTACAGATATTGATTTTACAATCTCAGCTCCAGAAGTTGCCCCTGTAAGAGCTGTTCAACATAAAATCGTAGAAAAAGAAGAACAAACTACTTTTTCTTTTGACTTGCCTATTTTTAGAACTGAGCCAGAAGTAAAAGCAGAACCAGTAGTAGAAGATACTAGAGTTTTATTTGAATTATCAAATGAAACGCGTGAAATGAAAGTGAATCAGCCAGTTCAATTTGTACCAGTTACTGAGCTTTCTGATAACGGAATCATCAGGTATTCTCTAGAAGAGTATATGGAACTTGAAAATGATTTAACTTCATCAAAACCTGCTGCAAAAGTAGTTGAAGAAGTTGTTCCAGAAGAGTTAAATATTACGATTCACCAAAGAGCAGCAGCGCCTGAAACAAATTTTTCTGAAGAAGTATCTCCAATGGAGTTAACTATCGAAGAAACATTACGTATGAGAGCTGACGAAAGAAGAAAGAAATTAAAAGAATTTAATTATAAGTTCCATAATAATGTTTCTAGAGTAGAAGAACTAGAGAAAGAACCAGCCTATAAAAGATTAGGTATTGATCTTTCAAACAGTTCACAAAACAATACAAATTCTAGAATCTCTGTAGGAACAGATAGTAATAATGATTTGCAGTTGCGTTCTAATAATTCATTTTTGCACGACAACGTAGATTAA
- the ftsA gene encoding cell division protein FtsA, protein MGKDNIAVGLDIGTTKIVAMIGKKNEYGKLEILGIGKSKSLGVARGVVNNITQTIQSIQQAIHEAENNSGYKIKDVVVGIAGQHIRSIQHTDYISRNNPEEVIGEGDIQLLIDQVNKLAMLPGEEIIHVLPQEFKIDGQSEIKEPIGMYGGRLESSFHVVVGQASSIRNVGRCIQSSGIELSGLTLEPLASADAVLSQEEKEAGVALIDIGGGTTDLAIFKDGIIRHTAVIPFGGNVITDDIKEGCSIIEKQAELMKIKFGSAWPGENKDNEIVSIPGLRGREPKEISLKNLSKIIHARVVEIVDQVFTEVKAYGHEDPRKKLIAGIVLTGGGAQLKHIKQLVEYITGMDTRIGYPNEHLAGNSDEEISSPLYATAVGLVMNSIENSTQSAVRMDVVEQPKAPVYRAPVQQQQHVVEETYVETVEEVKKPVKEESTETKIRRSFFDRYVDKIKDFLDNAE, encoded by the coding sequence ATGGGAAAAGATAATATTGCAGTAGGTCTAGATATTGGTACTACCAAAATTGTTGCCATGATAGGCAAGAAGAATGAATACGGTAAGCTTGAGATCCTAGGGATAGGAAAATCAAAAAGCTTAGGTGTAGCGAGAGGAGTTGTGAACAATATTACGCAAACAATACAGTCTATTCAGCAAGCGATACATGAAGCGGAGAATAATTCGGGTTACAAGATTAAAGACGTAGTCGTAGGTATTGCAGGACAGCATATTCGTAGTATCCAACATACAGATTATATTAGCAGAAACAATCCTGAAGAGGTAATTGGTGAAGGTGATATTCAGCTTTTAATAGACCAAGTTAATAAATTGGCGATGTTACCAGGTGAAGAAATTATTCACGTTTTGCCACAGGAGTTTAAAATTGATGGACAATCGGAAATTAAAGAGCCGATTGGAATGTACGGTGGAAGATTAGAATCTAGTTTTCACGTTGTAGTTGGACAAGCTTCATCTATTAGAAACGTTGGAAGATGTATTCAAAGTTCAGGAATTGAATTATCAGGCTTGACATTAGAACCATTAGCTTCGGCAGATGCAGTATTGAGTCAAGAAGAAAAAGAAGCAGGAGTAGCACTTATTGATATAGGTGGTGGTACAACAGATTTAGCAATTTTTAAAGACGGAATTATTCGTCATACAGCTGTAATTCCTTTTGGAGGAAACGTAATTACAGATGATATAAAAGAGGGCTGTTCGATTATAGAAAAGCAAGCTGAATTAATGAAGATTAAATTCGGATCGGCTTGGCCAGGAGAAAACAAAGACAATGAAATTGTTTCTATTCCAGGATTAAGAGGAAGAGAACCAAAAGAAATTTCTTTGAAGAATTTGTCAAAAATAATTCATGCACGTGTAGTCGAGATTGTTGATCAAGTTTTTACAGAAGTAAAAGCATATGGACATGAAGATCCTCGTAAAAAATTAATTGCAGGAATCGTTCTTACAGGTGGTGGAGCTCAACTAAAACATATTAAACAATTAGTAGAGTACATTACAGGAATGGATACTAGAATTGGCTATCCAAATGAGCATTTGGCAGGGAATTCAGATGAAGAAATATCTAGTCCGTTATACGCTACTGCTGTAGGTTTAGTAATGAACAGCATTGAGAATAGTACGCAAAGCGCGGTAAGAATGGATGTTGTAGAACAACCAAAGGCACCCGTTTATAGAGCTCCGGTGCAACAGCAACAACATGTGGTTGAAGAAACTTATGTAGAAACTGTTGAAGAAGTGAAGAAACCTGTTAAAGAGGAATCGACTGAAACAAAAATTAGAAGATCCTTTTTTGACCGATATGTCGATAAAATCAAAGATTTTCTAGACAACGCTGAATAA
- a CDS encoding cell division protein FtsQ/DivIB, which translates to MKLANWTNIRLIGMFGVVIVLFSFTSHRNGERKLKKSTIVFVGENAIFVKPETVNKLLIENKRDASSIKKEGLDLNKIEKALNTQEMIEKSDVFVSIDGILKAVVKQKTPIARIMNGNESFYVDYEGGKMPLSDNFTARVPLVSGDLTKENNGEIAKLFRIIYDDAFLKKNIIAIEIMPNGSLKMLNRNFNYEIDFGRTINVERKFNNYKAFFQKAVLDSSLYKYKKIDLRFTEQVVCTK; encoded by the coding sequence ATGAAATTAGCTAATTGGACAAATATTCGATTAATCGGCATGTTTGGGGTAGTTATTGTTTTATTTTCGTTTACTTCGCATAGAAATGGAGAGCGAAAATTAAAGAAATCTACCATTGTTTTTGTAGGGGAAAACGCAATTTTCGTTAAGCCGGAAACGGTTAATAAATTGTTAATAGAAAATAAAAGAGATGCTTCTAGCATTAAAAAAGAAGGGTTAGATTTGAATAAGATAGAGAAAGCCCTTAATACGCAAGAGATGATTGAGAAATCGGATGTATTTGTGAGTATTGATGGTATTCTTAAAGCAGTAGTAAAACAGAAAACGCCGATAGCCCGCATTATGAACGGGAATGAGTCATTTTATGTTGATTATGAGGGAGGTAAAATGCCTTTGTCTGATAATTTTACGGCTAGAGTTCCTCTTGTTTCAGGGGATTTAACCAAAGAAAATAACGGAGAAATAGCTAAGTTATTCCGCATTATTTACGACGATGCTTTTTTGAAAAAAAACATCATTGCGATTGAAATTATGCCCAATGGTAGCTTAAAAATGCTAAACAGAAATTTTAATTACGAGATAGATTTCGGAAGAACGATAAATGTTGAGCGAAAATTTAATAATTACAAAGCCTTTTTTCAAAAGGCAGTTTTAGATAGTTCGTTATATAAATATAAAAAAATAGATCTTAGGTTTACGGAACAAGTAGTTTGCACAAAATAA
- the murC gene encoding UDP-N-acetylmuramate--L-alanine ligase: MNLNQIQNVYFIGIGGIGMSALARYFKNIGKQVSGYDKTPTTLTNELIESGINIHFEDNIGLIPSDYFVENTLVIITPAVPKTHSEWNYFLERSYVVKKRAEVLGIITKDTFSFAVAGTHGKTTTSSILGHILYESGADVTAFVGGIVENYNSNLIGNGKTVTVVEADEFDRSFLHLHPNIACITSMDADHLDIYGTSEAIEESFVEFASKVEDKNNLFITKELPLEGVQCAINEDAPFKAFNVRIENGSYVFDVQTPSEIMKDLHFGLPGKHNLMNALMAIAMAKTYGTSTEAIAKAIGSFSGIRRRFSYQIKNENLVYIDDYAHHPTEINAVNHAVKELYPGQKVLAIFQPHLFSRTRDFVDGFAKSLSAFDEVILLDIYPARELPMEGVTSQWLMDKMSNSNKKIVAKNDLIASIKASDATVIVTIGAGDLGELVPSIKNALNEIS; the protein is encoded by the coding sequence ATGAATTTAAACCAAATACAGAACGTCTATTTTATAGGAATTGGAGGCATCGGAATGAGTGCTCTGGCTCGTTATTTCAAGAATATTGGGAAACAAGTTTCGGGTTACGATAAAACGCCTACAACGCTTACAAATGAACTAATAGAAAGTGGAATTAATATTCATTTTGAAGATAATATCGGTTTAATTCCAAGTGATTATTTTGTAGAGAATACATTGGTTATAATCACGCCAGCAGTTCCAAAGACACATTCGGAATGGAATTATTTTTTAGAAAGAAGTTATGTAGTGAAGAAAAGAGCCGAGGTTCTTGGAATTATTACAAAAGATACTTTTTCATTTGCTGTTGCTGGTACACATGGTAAAACAACTACATCTAGTATTTTAGGACATATTCTTTATGAAAGTGGAGCAGATGTTACAGCTTTTGTAGGTGGAATTGTTGAAAACTATAATTCGAATTTAATAGGAAACGGAAAAACGGTTACTGTCGTAGAAGCAGATGAGTTTGATCGTTCGTTCTTGCATTTACATCCAAATATAGCTTGCATTACATCAATGGATGCAGATCATTTGGATATTTACGGAACAAGTGAAGCAATAGAAGAATCTTTTGTGGAATTTGCTTCAAAAGTGGAAGATAAAAATAATCTTTTTATAACTAAAGAGTTGCCATTAGAAGGAGTTCAGTGTGCAATAAATGAAGACGCTCCGTTTAAGGCTTTTAATGTTAGAATTGAAAATGGAAGTTATGTTTTTGATGTGCAAACGCCATCAGAAATCATGAAAGATTTACATTTTGGATTACCAGGAAAACATAACTTAATGAATGCGCTTATGGCTATTGCTATGGCAAAGACATATGGGACTTCGACCGAGGCTATTGCTAAAGCGATTGGTTCATTTAGCGGAATTAGAAGACGTTTTTCATATCAAATTAAAAATGAAAATCTAGTTTATATAGATGATTATGCGCATCATCCAACAGAGATAAATGCTGTTAATCATGCTGTTAAGGAATTGTATCCTGGGCAAAAAGTACTGGCTATTTTTCAGCCTCATTTGTTTAGTAGAACGAGAGATTTTGTTGACGGTTTTGCCAAAAGCTTATCTGCTTTTGATGAAGTAATTTTATTGGATATTTATCCAGCAAGAGAATTGCCAATGGAAGGAGTTACCTCGCAATGGCTAATGGATAAAATGAGTAATTCTAATAAGAAAATAGTTGCTAAAAATGATTTAATAGCATCAATTAAAGCGAGTGATGCTACGGTAATTGTAACTATAGGAGCTGGTGATTTAGGAGAATTAGTGCCATCAATTAAAAATGCTTTAAATGAAATTAGCTAA
- the murG gene encoding undecaprenyldiphospho-muramoylpentapeptide beta-N-acetylglucosaminyltransferase encodes MTKYKFILSGGGTGGHIYPAIAIANELKIQYPDAEFLFVGAKDKMEMQKVPQAGYEIKGLWIAGLQRKITFQNAMFPFKLLSSLLQSRKIIKEFKPNVVIGTGGFASGPLLKMAGSAGIPTVIQEQNSFPGITNKLLSGKASAICVAYENLERFFPKDKIVLTGNPVRQDLIDIDSKREEAIAFYNLDSNKKTLLVLGGSLGARRVNQLIEKELPNILSQNVQVIWQCGKLYFEDYKKYNQPNVKVVDFIERMDYVYAAADVIISRAGASSVSELCIVGKPVVFIPSPNVAEDHQTKNAQAIVDQKGAILLKESELDSEFSIVFEALLKDEGKQKLLSENIKRLARPGATKVIVAEIVKLIK; translated from the coding sequence ATGACAAAATATAAATTCATATTAAGCGGTGGAGGAACTGGAGGACATATTTATCCTGCAATTGCAATTGCGAATGAATTAAAAATACAATATCCCGATGCTGAATTTCTTTTTGTTGGTGCAAAAGACAAAATGGAAATGCAGAAAGTACCACAAGCAGGATATGAAATAAAAGGACTTTGGATTGCTGGATTACAACGAAAAATTACGTTCCAGAATGCAATGTTCCCTTTTAAGTTGTTAAGTAGTTTATTGCAATCACGAAAAATAATTAAAGAATTCAAACCAAATGTAGTTATTGGTACAGGTGGTTTTGCTAGTGGTCCGTTATTAAAAATGGCTGGATCGGCAGGAATTCCAACAGTTATCCAAGAACAAAATTCATTTCCAGGGATCACTAATAAATTGCTTAGCGGTAAAGCGAGTGCAATTTGTGTCGCTTATGAAAACCTAGAACGTTTTTTTCCTAAAGATAAAATTGTTTTAACTGGTAATCCCGTTCGTCAGGATTTAATTGATATCGATAGCAAAAGAGAGGAAGCAATTGCTTTTTATAATCTAGATTCAAATAAAAAAACCTTATTGGTTCTTGGGGGTAGTCTTGGTGCTAGAAGAGTAAATCAGTTAATTGAAAAAGAATTACCAAATATACTTTCTCAAAATGTTCAGGTTATCTGGCAATGTGGAAAGTTGTATTTTGAAGATTATAAAAAATACAATCAGCCAAATGTAAAAGTGGTTGATTTTATAGAGCGAATGGATTATGTTTATGCAGCAGCAGATGTGATCATTTCTAGAGCAGGAGCATCATCAGTTTCGGAATTATGTATCGTCGGAAAGCCAGTTGTTTTTATTCCATCGCCAAATGTTGCAGAAGATCATCAAACAAAAAATGCGCAAGCAATTGTAGATCAGAAGGGTGCGATTTTATTAAAAGAATCTGAGTTAGATAGCGAGTTTAGCATTGTTTTTGAAGCATTGCTAAAGGATGAAGGTAAGCAAAAACTGCTTAGTGAAAACATAAAGCGATTGGCGCGACCAGGTGCGACTAAGGTAATTGTCGCAGAAATTGTAAAGTTGATTAAATAA
- a CDS encoding FtsW/RodA/SpoVE family cell cycle protein gives MKELVNKLKGDRVIWSFVALLALFSFMPVFSASSNLAYIGHGTGNTLGYLVKHLAHICIGFLIIYCVHKVPYHYFRAISKVALPVVWILLAYTLLKGTVIAGANASRWIQVPFIGITFQTSTLASMVLFIFVARYLSKTRDEDEPFQASLIQLWMPVFVTLMLILPANFSTTALIFSMVLMLTFIGKYPLKYIGFIIGSGVVMFLFFLLLAKAFPDSRFFSRVGTWGSRIENFTTDKPDEDDYQIEKAKIAIASGKLGGLGPGKSVQKNFLPQSSSDFIYAIIVEEYGLIGGLTILGLYLLLLFRFVIASHKANTLFGKLVVVGLGFPMIFQAMINMAVAVELLPVTGQTLPLISSGGSSIWMTCFALGIIISVTKKDEEIEAEQKEKEKREEVLQRLIDRRLEEENELEHDEEAEGYSIEDKAKNPMEAVMK, from the coding sequence ATGAAAGAACTAGTAAACAAATTAAAAGGAGATAGGGTAATATGGTCATTCGTGGCTTTATTGGCTTTGTTTTCGTTTATGCCTGTTTTTAGTGCGAGTAGTAATTTGGCTTATATAGGTCATGGAACCGGAAATACATTGGGATATTTGGTAAAACACTTAGCTCATATTTGTATAGGATTCCTAATTATTTACTGTGTGCACAAAGTGCCATACCATTATTTTAGAGCAATTTCAAAAGTTGCTTTGCCTGTGGTTTGGATATTGTTGGCTTACACACTTTTAAAAGGAACTGTTATTGCTGGAGCAAATGCAAGTCGTTGGATTCAAGTTCCGTTTATCGGGATTACATTCCAGACTTCTACATTGGCATCTATGGTATTGTTTATTTTTGTTGCTCGTTATTTATCGAAAACTAGAGATGAAGATGAACCTTTTCAAGCTTCGTTAATACAGCTTTGGATGCCTGTTTTTGTTACGTTGATGCTTATTCTACCCGCTAACTTTTCGACAACAGCGCTTATCTTTTCGATGGTATTGATGCTAACTTTTATAGGTAAATATCCTTTAAAATATATCGGATTCATTATAGGTTCGGGAGTGGTAATGTTCTTGTTTTTTCTTCTTTTGGCGAAAGCCTTTCCTGATTCTCGCTTTTTTAGTAGGGTAGGAACATGGGGAAGTCGTATTGAGAACTTTACAACCGATAAACCTGATGAAGATGATTATCAGATAGAGAAAGCAAAAATTGCTATTGCGTCTGGAAAATTAGGAGGCTTAGGTCCAGGAAAAAGTGTTCAAAAGAACTTTCTGCCACAATCCTCTTCCGATTTTATCTACGCAATTATTGTTGAGGAATACGGTTTGATAGGTGGGCTTACCATATTAGGGTTGTATTTATTGTTGCTATTTAGATTTGTAATCGCATCACATAAGGCCAATACACTGTTTGGGAAGTTAGTCGTCGTCGGACTCGGTTTTCCGATGATATTTCAGGCGATGATTAACATGGCTGTAGCAGTTGAATTATTGCCAGTAACAGGGCAAACCTTACCACTGATTAGTAGTGGAGGTAGTTCGATTTGGATGACTTGTTTTGCACTTGGAATCATTATTAGTGTTACTAAAAAGGATGAAGAAATTGAGGCAGAACAAAAAGAAAAAGAAAAAAGAGAGGAAGTGCTTCAACGATTAATTGATAGACGTTTAGAAGAAGAGAATGAATTAGAGCATGACGAGGAAGCTGAAGGGTATTCAATTGAAGATAAAGCAAAGAATCCAATGGAGGCGGTTATGAAATGA
- a CDS encoding four helix bundle protein, producing the protein MTTDGMKVRTKKFSLMVINLAEKLPNFGSSEIIASQIIKSGTSVGADYRAVCRAKSDEEFASKMELVLEKADETLYWIEIIAEKKWIGISELETIWKEGNELTAILVNSLKAVNNRISVMS; encoded by the coding sequence ATGACGACAGACGGAATGAAAGTAAGAACAAAGAAATTTTCTTTGATGGTGATAAATTTGGCTGAGAAATTACCAAATTTCGGTTCAAGTGAAATAATTGCAAGTCAAATTATTAAGAGCGGTACTTCGGTTGGTGCAGATTATAGAGCAGTTTGTAGAGCTAAAAGCGACGAAGAATTTGCATCAAAAATGGAGCTTGTTTTGGAGAAAGCTGACGAAACTCTATATTGGATTGAAATTATAGCTGAAAAAAAATGGATTGGCATATCTGAATTAGAAACAATTTGGAAAGAAGGAAATGAGTTAACTGCCATTTTAGTTAACAGTTTGAAGGCAGTAAATAATAGAATTAGTGTAATGAGCTAG
- the murD gene encoding UDP-N-acetylmuramoyl-L-alanine--D-glutamate ligase encodes MRLVILGGGESGVGTAILGKKKGYEVFVSDFGKIKESYKEVLIINGIPWEEGKHTEDLILNADVVMKSPGIPEKSPIVKKLVEKGIKVISEIEFAKPFTEALTIGITGSNGKTTTTMLTYHLLKSAGLNVGLGGNIGKSFAWQVAENKFDFYVLELSSFQLDGIIDYRPDIAIITNISPDHLDRYDYKYENYINSKFRVTMNQTESDYLIYDADDEASIEWLKNNTTKAKLIPFSLTKEFDEGVFIKNNKMEIKINQEESTMDTEYIALEGKHNLKNAMAASSVAKLMQIRNATIRESLSNFQGVEHRLEKVLKIQNVQYINDSKATNVNATFFALDSMNTPTVWIVGGVDKGNDYNELMSLVREKVKAIICLGVDNRKIIDAFGNVVDIMVEVNTMVDAVKTAQRLTEKGDTVLLSPACASFDLFENYEERGKQFKQAVHNL; translated from the coding sequence ATGAGATTAGTGATATTAGGAGGTGGAGAAAGTGGTGTTGGTACTGCTATTCTTGGAAAGAAAAAAGGATATGAAGTTTTTGTTTCCGATTTTGGAAAGATAAAGGAGAGTTATAAAGAAGTTCTTATTATTAATGGAATTCCTTGGGAAGAAGGAAAACATACGGAAGACCTAATTCTAAATGCCGATGTGGTAATGAAAAGCCCTGGTATTCCTGAAAAATCACCAATAGTTAAGAAACTTGTAGAAAAAGGAATTAAAGTTATCTCTGAAATTGAGTTTGCTAAACCTTTTACAGAAGCATTAACAATAGGGATTACGGGGAGTAATGGTAAGACAACGACAACAATGTTGACGTACCATTTACTGAAATCAGCAGGTTTGAATGTTGGGCTTGGTGGTAATATCGGAAAGAGTTTTGCATGGCAGGTAGCCGAAAACAAATTCGATTTTTATGTTCTTGAGCTAAGCAGTTTTCAATTGGATGGAATCATAGATTATAGGCCAGATATAGCTATCATAACTAATATTAGCCCAGACCATTTAGATAGATACGATTATAAGTATGAGAATTATATTAACTCGAAGTTTCGAGTTACAATGAATCAAACAGAAAGTGATTATTTAATTTATGATGCCGATGATGAAGCATCAATCGAATGGCTTAAAAATAATACAACAAAAGCAAAACTAATTCCTTTTTCATTGACCAAAGAATTCGATGAAGGGGTATTTATAAAAAACAACAAAATGGAAATTAAGATTAACCAAGAAGAGTCTACAATGGATACTGAGTACATTGCTTTAGAAGGAAAACATAATTTGAAAAACGCAATGGCAGCAAGTTCAGTAGCTAAATTGATGCAAATAAGAAATGCAACAATTCGTGAGAGTTTATCTAATTTTCAAGGCGTTGAACACCGCTTAGAAAAAGTTCTAAAAATTCAGAACGTACAATATATTAATGATTCAAAAGCAACAAATGTAAATGCTACATTCTTTGCATTAGATAGTATGAATACACCAACAGTTTGGATAGTTGGTGGTGTTGATAAAGGAAATGACTACAACGAATTAATGTCATTGGTTCGTGAAAAAGTAAAAGCAATTATTTGTCTTGGTGTAGACAACCGAAAAATAATTGATGCTTTTGGTAATGTAGTAGATATTATGGTTGAAGTTAATACTATGGTAGATGCTGTAAAAACAGCTCAACGTTTAACTGAGAAAGGTGATACTGTTTTATTGTCTCCCGCTTGTGCAAGTTTCGATTTATTTGAAAACTACGAAGAAAGAGGAAAACAATTTAAACAAGCAGTGCATAATTTATAG